One genomic segment of Choristoneura fumiferana chromosome Z, NRCan_CFum_1, whole genome shotgun sequence includes these proteins:
- the LOC141439372 gene encoding uncharacterized protein codes for MFCPHKNSYLQLVCAMNPRIINKAVDKAMRKKTFDPHCELPPAQRLESMQPSLYAPMVDVTRGRMGFGRVGLRILNRDLHSKDYLTQLQAIHSIMDQVQISENAIFLINLHVVYRLIDLMGNRNPVIREKVCIILTHLAGYAQGRQRIMSRPEIFISLMYLCLRDKREIRYAAAYTLRTLARDRCACDVICKTEDIIVNLLKMITNDYTGIVLLHLKTLENLIEWDPVVPLKSNAFQVMLALFKNEDARIVSHAMDCMAQLCKHDVGKQLADENDVTFVLRSFLDNHNIEVSISAVGLMCYTTVTTRSKWRAKEACNELTRHLTYLCHANKPLLQLRALQVLINLCDCPDIRYHMKLYWEKKIKQIVVRTHEEWDGTSETTSMGLETGHNYRTMCIEKVETIKNDYGDNAEIVNVYSYLRTVQAKKEQLIRAINWKPWS; via the exons ATGTTTTGCCCTCACAAGAATTCTTACCTACAATTAGTTTGCGCAATGAACCCGCGCATCATAAACAAGGCTGTGGACAAAGCTATGCGCAAGAAGACGTTTGATCCTCACTGCG AGCTGCCTCCTGCACAGCGTTTGGAATCGATGCAGCCGTCTCTCTACGCCCCTATGGTCGACGTCACGCGGGGTCGCATGGGCTTCGGACGCGTGGGCTTGCGGATCCTCAACAGAGACTTGCATTCGAAGGACTATCTGACGCAACTCCAGGCCATACATAGCATCATGGACCAG GTGCAAATATCTGAGAACGCCATATTCCTCATAAATTTACATGTGGTCTATCGGCTCATAGACCTCATGGGCAACAGGAATCCCGTCATACGGGAGAAGGTGTGCATTATCCTGACCCACCTGGCCGGCTACGCGCAGGGACGCCAGCGCATCATGTCGCGGCCGGAGATCTTCATTAGTCTCATgtacctctgcttgagagacaaGAGG gaAATCCGTTATGCCGCAGCCTACACCCTGAGGACTTTAGCCCGTGACCGCTGCGCTTGCGACGTCATATGCAAGACCGAAGACATCATAGTCAATCTACTAAAAATGATAACTAACGACTACACCGGAATAGTTCTATTGCATCTTAAaacgctagaaaacttgatagAATGGGACCCTGTCGTACCATTGAAAAGCAACGCTTTTCAGGTGATGCTGGCACTGTTTAAAAATGAGGATGCGAGAATCGTTTCGCACGCTATGGACTGCATGGCCCAATTATGCAAGCACGATGTCGGAAAACAACTAGCTGATGAAAACGACGTGACTTTTGTACTGCGTTCTTTCTTAGACAACCACAATATAGAAGTCTCCATAAGCGCTGTTGGTCTCATGTGTTACACGACGGTGACTACGCGATCGAAATGGCGGGCGAAGGAAGCTTGCAACGAGCTCACGCGGCACCTCACGTACCTATGCCACGCGAACAAACCTCTCCTCCAACTGCGTGCCCTCCAAGTGCTAATCAACCTCTGTGATTGCCCCGACATTAGATACCACATGAAGTTATACTGGGAGAAAAAGATAAAGCAAATCGTGGTGAGGACCCATGAAGAATGGGACGGGACGTCCGAAACTACGTCCATGGGTCTCGAGACGGGACATAATTACAGAACGATGTGTATTGAAAAAGTAGAAACTATAAAGAATGATTACGGGGATAACGCGGAAATAGTAAACGTGTATAGTTACTTGAGGACGGTGCAAGCGAAGAAGGAACAACTAATACGAGCTATTAACTGGAAGCCGTGGTCTTAG